The genomic region GACTATAGCTACTGTTGCTTCAGTATTGATACTGGTTATCGCCGAACCATTGATTCCGACCACAGCCTGACTAACGGTTACTCCCGACATTCTCTCTGCTTCTTCAATTGCTGCGCTCAATGCCGATATTGTTTCCTCGGGATCAACTATCACCCCTTTGCGTACGCCAGATACTGGACTCACTCCTAGACCAATCACACTTGGCATTGAGGATATTTCCTGTATTAAGCCAATCACACAACATACCTTACTGCTACCAAAATCAATGCCGACAATAATCTTTTCTTTTTGCTTCATTAATCGTAATTATACCACAATAATGCAACCTTCCCTACAAGGTCTAACCTCGAAATTGTAACAATCAACAGATATAA from Candidatus Saccharibacteria bacterium harbors:
- a CDS encoding cell division protein FtsA — translated: MKQKEKIIVGIDFGSSKVCCVIGLIQEISSMPSVIGLGVSPVSGVRKGVIVDPEETISALSAAIEEAERMSGVTVSQAVVGINGSAITSINTEATVAIV